A section of the Carya illinoinensis cultivar Pawnee chromosome 12, C.illinoinensisPawnee_v1, whole genome shotgun sequence genome encodes:
- the LOC122290430 gene encoding (+)-cis,cis-nepetalactol synthase NEPS3-like, with product MTETTLFRKKLEGKLAIVTGGASGIGEATAHLFAKHGARMVVIADIQEELGHQVAKSIGLNHSTYIRCDVTDEEQVKAMVEWTVKNYGQLDIMFSNAGIFSRSDQTVLNLDLLALDHLFAINVRGMAACVKHAARVMVEGHARGSIVCTASVAANQGSTGYTDYFMSKHAVLGLVRSASKQLGEHGIRVNCVSPSAVATPLTCSILGMDSEQVEKAYEPHASLKGVVPKVGHVADAVLFLASDDSGFVNGHNLVVDGGWVD from the coding sequence ACATTGTTCAGGAAGAAACTGGAAGGCAAACTAGCCATAGTCACAGGCGGTGCTAGTGGCATTGGGGAGGCGACTGCACATCTTTTTGCCAAGCATGGCGCGCGTATGGTGGTCATTGCTGATATCCAAGAAGAACTAGGCCATCAGGTTGCCAAATCAATTGGTTTGAACCATTCTACATACATACGTTGTGACGTTACTGATGAAGAACAGGTCAAAGCCATGGTAGAATGGACGGTCAAGAATTATGGGCAACTTGACATCATGTTTAGTAATGCAGGGATTTTTAGTAGGTCGGATCAGACCGTACTTAACCTAGACTTGCTGGCCCTTGACCATCTATTTGCGATCAATGTACGTGGCATGGCTGCATGTGTAAAGCATGCAGCACGTGTTATGGTTGAAGGGCATGCGAGGGGGAGCATTGTGTGCACGGCAAGTGTAGCAGCAAATCAGGGTTCGACCGGATATACTGATTACTTTATGTCAAAGCACGCGGTGCTTGGACTTGTTCGATCAGCAAGCAAGCAATTAGGGGAGCATGGGATTAGAGTGAACTGCGTATCACCCTCTGCAGTTGCGACTCCACTGACATGCAGTATATTGGGAATGGATTCAGAGCAGGTGGAGAAGGCATATGAGCCGCATGCGAGCTTAAAAGGAGTTGTCCCAAAAGTGGGGCATGTAGCGGATGCAGTGCTCTTCCTTGCATCTGATGATTCTGGATTTGTGAATGGGCATAACCTGGTGGTTGATGGCGGCTGGGTTGATTAG